In one window of Pedosphaera parvula Ellin514 DNA:
- a CDS encoding LysM peptidoglycan-binding domain-containing protein, translating to MICLIAAGCLPPGDNQLDEQKEPHFLTGKSQVNSMDFQSAIDSFEKALQVNPRSASAHFELAWLYEGDKIDDPAAAIYHYEQFLKLRPNSDKTDVVKMHINSCKQKIASSVSVIGQMSPERQRELEKLLAENKDLKEQVAALKDRVSKWEAYYVSRQAATNQAVSNVTPGSQSTGATAAVRSTAEPVANAARTTTSTRPTPTNAVRPVAPAATRSHAVKAGETPAMIARQYGVSLNALQAANPQLQPTRMKVGQVISIPSQ from the coding sequence ATGATTTGCCTGATAGCAGCCGGGTGCCTTCCTCCTGGAGATAACCAATTGGACGAGCAAAAGGAGCCGCATTTCCTTACTGGAAAGAGCCAGGTCAATTCCATGGATTTCCAAAGTGCGATCGATTCCTTTGAAAAGGCATTGCAGGTTAATCCTCGTTCCGCATCGGCCCATTTTGAGCTGGCCTGGCTCTACGAAGGAGACAAAATCGACGACCCCGCTGCTGCCATCTACCATTACGAACAATTCCTGAAACTGCGCCCCAATTCTGATAAAACAGATGTGGTTAAAATGCACATTAACAGCTGCAAGCAAAAGATAGCCTCAAGCGTCTCGGTCATCGGTCAAATGTCACCTGAACGCCAACGGGAGTTGGAAAAACTTCTGGCTGAAAACAAGGACTTGAAAGAGCAGGTTGCTGCTTTAAAGGACCGGGTATCAAAATGGGAGGCATATTACGTCAGCCGACAGGCAGCGACCAACCAGGCGGTTTCCAATGTCACACCCGGTTCCCAATCCACTGGTGCTACCGCGGCAGTCAGGTCAACTGCTGAACCGGTTGCCAATGCAGCACGAACGACAACCTCTACCAGGCCAACTCCAACAAATGCCGTGAGGCCAGTTGCACCCGCTGCGACCCGTAGTCATGCTGTAAAAGCGGGAGAAACTCCGGCCATGATTGCCCGGCAGTATGGTGTTTCTCTCAATGCACTGCAGGCAGCAAATCCCCAGTTACAACCCACACGGATGAAAGTAGGGCAGGTAATTAGCATTCCCTCCCAATAG
- a CDS encoding DUF6941 family protein, which produces MQAARILPDLQCSLLCEEIRQESNGNFFIIGVINYIRVPQVPVTAFKLSVFNRWTAGVGQFTENVRLVAPDQTTVLRKSEMKFELKDAALHSTNVTVFGQVEFKMPGNYFVEVLVDDVMKLRYSVPLIVVPQGQNPQAPGA; this is translated from the coding sequence ATGCAAGCTGCACGAATCCTACCTGACCTGCAATGCTCTCTCTTGTGCGAGGAAATTCGCCAGGAATCAAACGGCAATTTCTTTATAATCGGTGTCATCAACTACATTCGCGTCCCCCAGGTACCGGTGACGGCGTTCAAGCTGAGTGTTTTCAATCGTTGGACAGCCGGGGTGGGCCAATTCACGGAAAACGTGCGGTTGGTTGCTCCTGATCAAACCACCGTCCTGCGGAAGAGTGAAATGAAATTTGAATTGAAAGATGCTGCGCTTCACTCGACGAACGTGACAGTATTCGGCCAGGTGGAATTTAAAATGCCGGGAAATTATTTTGTGGAAGTTCTCGTGGATGACGTCATGAAGCTGCGCTATTCAGTTCCTTTGATAGTGGTGCCGCAGGGGCAGAACCCACAAGCGCCCGGCGCATAA
- a CDS encoding bifunctional 5,10-methylenetetrahydrofolate dehydrogenase/5,10-methenyltetrahydrofolate cyclohydrolase yields the protein MPVANLIDGRAIASQIQGETAQRVTALKARGVEPGLVFVRVGEDPASRVYVGMKEKVSSQLGIRSETKILPESATEEQLLALVAQLNADSRVHGILVQAPLPRHIRETVIYSAVLPEKDVDGFHPVNVGKLMLGDPNGFWPCTPAGVLELLVRSGVKIEGAEAVILGRGNIVGKPMAAILCQKSKQANATVTICHSQTRDIKSHCRRADILIAAMGVAKFVTADMVKPGAVVVDVGVNRVNDPAAKGGSRLVGDVDFEAVQPIAGKITPNPGGVGPMTIAMLMQNTVRAAELATGS from the coding sequence ATGCCTGTTGCAAACCTCATTGATGGTCGTGCCATCGCGAGTCAAATCCAGGGTGAAACTGCCCAGCGAGTGACCGCGCTCAAAGCGCGCGGAGTGGAGCCTGGTCTGGTTTTCGTCCGTGTTGGTGAGGACCCTGCATCGAGGGTTTATGTGGGGATGAAGGAGAAGGTATCCTCGCAACTTGGCATTCGTTCCGAGACCAAAATTCTGCCTGAATCAGCCACCGAGGAGCAGTTGCTCGCGTTGGTGGCGCAGTTGAATGCAGATTCGCGTGTTCACGGAATTCTGGTTCAAGCACCACTACCCAGGCACATTCGCGAGACGGTAATTTATTCCGCCGTCCTGCCTGAAAAGGATGTCGATGGATTTCACCCGGTAAATGTCGGCAAGTTGATGCTGGGTGATCCCAATGGATTTTGGCCCTGCACGCCAGCGGGAGTATTGGAGTTGCTGGTGCGTTCGGGTGTGAAGATCGAAGGAGCGGAGGCGGTGATTTTGGGGCGGGGCAATATCGTGGGCAAACCGATGGCGGCGATACTTTGTCAGAAATCGAAGCAGGCGAATGCCACAGTGACCATCTGCCATTCGCAAACCCGGGATATTAAATCGCACTGCCGGCGTGCCGACATCTTGATTGCGGCCATGGGTGTGGCCAAGTTTGTAACTGCCGACATGGTCAAACCCGGTGCAGTGGTGGTCGATGTCGGAGTCAACCGGGTAAATGACCCTGCTGCTAAAGGCGGTTCCCGCCTGGTGGGAGATGTGGACTTCGAGGCTGTGCAACCCATTGCCGGGAAGATCACTCCCAATCCCGGTGGAGTTGGGCCGATGACTATTGCCATGCTGATGCAGAATACAGTCCGGGCCGCTGAGTTGGCTACTGGGAGTTGA
- a CDS encoding SH3 domain-containing protein, giving the protein MKMKYGLILAGLLSTGVMAQVPSNTPPSLPPVPDSGASVPPAVSTPAPAPATPGPLPSDTTVTTPAPADAGTNLPAAKPAKKSSKKKTDKAAKKSTEKKEAKAAKPAVAPKEEAAPLALNQPAVAKQDHVNVRGQANINSEVIAHLKKDQVVTVLEEITLKHPKTDEPAKWAKIALPSDTHVYVNSAFLDNGTVKPAKLNLRTGPGENYSVAGLLHKGDAVKAVGNKGDWTEIEAPTNAFAFVAAHLLAPAPATPPVEIAAANTPAPAAPAPPTPAPVENNPPVAAPPTEVPSTPPAVVPTPEPPPVAVAPPVVTPALPTPPAPEEPPAKRVVQREGIVTGTVSIQAPTYFQLKSINNGGVIDYLYSDSTNLVLKRFKGKKVMVSGEEGLDERWPNTPVLTVQSIQPVE; this is encoded by the coding sequence ATGAAAATGAAATACGGACTGATTTTGGCGGGGCTACTTTCGACCGGCGTGATGGCACAAGTGCCTTCCAACACGCCGCCATCATTACCACCTGTTCCTGATAGTGGGGCATCCGTGCCCCCTGCTGTCAGCACGCCCGCTCCGGCTCCTGCTACTCCCGGTCCGTTGCCTTCCGATACCACAGTAACCACGCCCGCTCCTGCGGATGCGGGCACGAACCTGCCAGCGGCCAAGCCAGCCAAAAAATCTTCCAAGAAGAAAACGGACAAGGCGGCGAAAAAGTCCACTGAGAAAAAGGAAGCCAAGGCCGCGAAGCCGGCAGTTGCGCCCAAGGAAGAAGCCGCTCCGCTCGCGCTGAATCAGCCTGCTGTCGCGAAGCAGGATCATGTTAATGTCCGCGGACAGGCCAACATCAACAGCGAAGTGATTGCCCACCTGAAGAAGGATCAGGTTGTTACAGTCCTTGAAGAAATTACTTTAAAGCATCCGAAGACCGATGAGCCTGCCAAATGGGCCAAAATTGCGCTTCCGAGTGATACCCATGTCTATGTGAATAGTGCTTTTCTCGACAATGGAACGGTGAAGCCAGCCAAGTTGAATCTGCGCACCGGCCCAGGTGAAAACTACAGTGTGGCCGGGTTACTCCACAAGGGAGACGCTGTTAAAGCAGTTGGCAATAAAGGTGACTGGACCGAAATTGAAGCTCCAACAAATGCCTTTGCGTTTGTGGCGGCCCATTTGCTGGCTCCAGCTCCGGCTACTCCTCCTGTTGAAATAGCGGCTGCAAATACACCTGCACCAGCAGCTCCTGCTCCGCCAACCCCCGCGCCCGTGGAAAACAATCCTCCAGTCGCTGCACCACCAACGGAAGTACCCAGCACTCCTCCTGCGGTTGTCCCAACTCCGGAGCCTCCTCCGGTTGCTGTCGCTCCTCCGGTAGTGACTCCAGCATTGCCAACGCCTCCTGCTCCGGAAGAGCCGCCAGCCAAGCGTGTCGTGCAACGCGAAGGCATCGTGACAGGAACTGTCAGCATCCAGGCTCCGACTTACTTTCAGCTCAAGAGCATCAATAACGGTGGTGTTATTGACTATCTCTATTCCGACTCCACCAATCTGGTTCTCAAGCGTTTCAAAGGGAAGAAGGTCATGGTTTCTGGGGAAGAAGGCCTGGATGAGCGCTGGCCCAACACACCGGTCCTGACTGTTCAATCGATTCAGCCCGTGGAGTAA